GCCTGCGCACCGAGCTGCGTGCGATTCCGAATTTTCCCGGCGTGACGATTTTCAAAGCCGAGGGCTTTACGGCCCCCGCGGCAGTGGACAAGCGCACGGTCAAGGATGAGCTGACCGACTTTTCGGACAAGCTCATGGTCTGCGTGATCGTGGAGGAGTCCATGGTGGGGGCGATTCGCGAAGCCATCGTCGCGGCCTGCCGCACCGGGCAGATCGGCGACGGTCTGGTCTGGACGGTGGATATCGGCGAGATGCACCGTATCCGTGACGGTGGCGCGGTGAGCTGATCAGGCTTGGCACTGAAGGAAAAAGGGATGCGCTCTGCATCCCTTTTTTCATGCTTTCGACAAAATGTTGGAAGTTTGGAAAAACTGGCAAAAACCCTGTGCTACAATTTTTGCATTGCAGCAGAGAAACACTGTTTCATTGCTTCAGGGGGGTATAGCTCAGCTGGGAGAGCGCTTGCATGGCATGCAAGAGGTCATCGGTTCGATCCCGTTTACCTCCACCAAAATTTTGACGGCAAGTCGCAAGACTTGAATCGTTCTAGGATTGACCCTATCGTCTAGAGGCCTAGGACATCACCCTTTCACGGTGAGTACCGGGGTTCGAATCCCCGTAGGGTCGCCAAGTTTGAAGCGCTTGAAGCTACATGATATGTAGCAAAGCTTCCTGCCAGGAGTGGTAGTTCAGTTGGTTAGAATACCGGCCTGTCACGCCGGGGGTCGCGGGTTCGAGTCCCGTCCACTCCGCCAGATTCGAAAAGCCGCAATCAAGCAATTGATTGCGGCTTTTTCTTTGCCTGGAATCTGG
This region of Comamonas thiooxydans genomic DNA includes:
- a CDS encoding P-II family nitrogen regulator; amino-acid sequence: MTMKEIRAIVRPSRLERLRTELRAIPNFPGVTIFKAEGFTAPAAVDKRTVKDELTDFSDKLMVCVIVEESMVGAIREAIVAACRTGQIGDGLVWTVDIGEMHRIRDGGAVS